A genome region from Variovorax paradoxus includes the following:
- the rnc gene encoding ribonuclease III, translated as MDGSLVALQARLQHTFSDPRLLQLALTHRSFSADHNERLEFLGDSVLNLAVSHLLYLRLSALPEGDLSRVRANLVKQDTLHRLAVGLALSPLLKLGEGEARSGGPNRPSILADALEALIGAVYLDAGFAAAQALVHRLYESVEINPRMEAAAKDPKTELQEWLQGHKMKLPVYRVAATLGAAHKQTFDVECEVPELGFRERGIGGSRRAGEQAAAAAMLIRLKARGAA; from the coding sequence GTGGACGGCAGCCTCGTCGCGCTGCAGGCGCGTCTCCAGCACACCTTCTCCGACCCGCGGCTGCTCCAGCTCGCGCTCACTCACCGCAGCTTCTCAGCCGACCACAACGAACGCCTCGAATTCCTGGGCGACTCGGTGCTGAACCTGGCGGTCTCGCACCTGCTGTACCTGCGGCTGTCGGCTTTGCCCGAAGGCGACCTCTCGCGCGTGCGGGCCAACCTCGTCAAGCAGGACACGCTGCACCGCCTGGCGGTGGGACTGGCCTTGTCGCCGCTGCTGAAGCTCGGCGAGGGCGAGGCGCGCTCGGGCGGGCCGAACCGGCCGTCGATCCTGGCCGACGCGCTCGAGGCGCTGATCGGCGCGGTGTACCTGGACGCCGGCTTCGCCGCTGCACAGGCGCTGGTGCACAGGCTCTACGAGTCGGTCGAGATCAACCCGCGCATGGAAGCCGCGGCCAAGGACCCGAAGACCGAATTGCAGGAATGGTTGCAGGGTCACAAAATGAAGCTGCCGGTGTACCGCGTGGCCGCCACACTGGGTGCTGCGCACAAGCAGACTTTCGATGTCGAGTGCGAGGTGCCCGAACTGGGGTTTCGCGAACGCGGCATCGGCGGCTCGCGCCGCGCCGGCGAGCAGGCGGCGGCCGCCGCCATGTTGATCCGGCTCAAGGCACGCGGCGCCGCGTGA
- a CDS encoding DUF4845 domain-containing protein produces MRTHRSVRSSAARQRGISFVGLVFVAAVLGCLGVVIAQVVPTLIEWQAIDKAVNKAKEGTTVPEVRAIFDRAQSIDDFKSVSGKDLDIKKVGDKVVVSYSYEREIPLFGPAYLTLKYKGESR; encoded by the coding sequence ATGAGAACACATCGGTCCGTGCGCAGCAGCGCTGCGCGGCAACGGGGCATTTCGTTCGTCGGCTTGGTGTTCGTGGCGGCCGTGCTCGGCTGCCTGGGCGTGGTCATCGCGCAGGTCGTTCCGACGTTGATCGAATGGCAGGCGATCGACAAGGCCGTCAACAAGGCCAAGGAAGGCACCACCGTGCCCGAAGTTCGCGCCATCTTCGATCGCGCGCAGTCGATCGACGACTTCAAGTCTGTCAGCGGCAAGGACCTCGACATCAAGAAGGTCGGCGACAAGGTGGTCGTGTCGTATTCGTACGAGCGTGAGATCCCGTTGTTCGGCCCGGCGTACCTGACCCTCAAATACAAGGGCGAATCCCGCTGA
- a CDS encoding pyridoxine 5'-phosphate synthase — protein sequence MSTALSVNLNKVALVRNTRHLGIPSVVKAAQACLAAGAQGITVHPRPDARHIRAHDVNDLSALLAKDWPGVEFNIEGNPFQNLMDFVRALKPHQATFVPDSETQSTSDHGWTFPDDAERLRPLIAEAKALGVRVSLFMDPIPEMMAAVKAAGADRVELYTEGYAASRGTPDEQAVLARYAETARAALDAGLGVNAGHDLSRDNLSAFLRAVPGVQEVSIGHAFVADALELGYAAATRDYLRCIGDAQ from the coding sequence ATGAGCACCGCCCTGTCCGTCAATCTCAACAAGGTCGCCCTGGTGCGCAACACGCGCCACCTGGGCATCCCGAGCGTGGTGAAGGCCGCGCAGGCCTGCCTGGCCGCCGGCGCGCAGGGCATCACCGTGCATCCGCGTCCCGACGCCCGCCACATCCGCGCGCACGACGTGAACGACCTGTCGGCGCTGCTCGCCAAGGACTGGCCGGGCGTCGAATTCAACATCGAGGGCAATCCGTTCCAGAACCTGATGGACTTCGTGCGTGCGCTGAAGCCGCACCAGGCCACGTTCGTGCCCGACAGCGAAACCCAGTCGACCAGCGACCACGGTTGGACCTTCCCCGATGACGCCGAGCGCCTGCGCCCGCTGATTGCCGAAGCCAAGGCGCTGGGCGTGCGCGTGAGCCTGTTCATGGACCCGATCCCCGAAATGATGGCCGCCGTCAAGGCGGCCGGTGCCGACCGTGTCGAGCTCTACACCGAGGGCTACGCCGCCTCCCGCGGCACGCCGGACGAACAGGCCGTGCTGGCGCGCTACGCCGAGACGGCGCGCGCCGCGCTGGATGCCGGCCTGGGCGTCAACGCAGGCCACGACCTGAGCCGCGACAACCTGAGCGCCTTCCTGCGCGCCGTGCCGGGCGTGCAGGAGGTCTCGATCGGCCACGCCTTCGTGGCCGACGCGCTGGAGCTCGGCTACGCTGCCGCCACGCGCGACTACCTGCGCTGCATCGGCGACGCGCAATGA
- a CDS encoding Hsp70 family protein has translation MSVSSPSSLPTIGIDFGTSNSAVACRVDGEARLLPIEGAATTLPTAIFFNAEDRTTHFGRDAIGQYLSGTEGRLMRSLKSLLGSALMQEKTAIYDGLVSFEDIIARFLRELAVRASRELGRLPERVVIGRPVHFVDDDTKRDERAEESLRVAARAAGFREVAFQLEPIAAAFDYEQRITRESVVLIVDIGGGTSDFTVVRVGPERAKREDRNDDVLATSGVHIGGTDFDQRLNLERVMPQFGFRHHGPQGREVPSKVFFELSSWHLINWLYAAKAVRQAKDLRTSYSDTRLHDRLMTVLEERHGHRIASAVEAAKIQASVSDAETAIDLGCAERGLAASLTPADMAQQLASPLENVIACAHACVKRAGLRSGDLDAIYLTGGSSALRPFQHALRKSFAGVNLVEGDLFGGVATGLACAARTDRRT, from the coding sequence TTGAGCGTGTCGTCACCGTCGTCGCTGCCGACGATCGGCATCGACTTCGGCACCTCCAACTCCGCCGTGGCCTGCCGGGTCGACGGCGAGGCCCGCCTTCTGCCCATCGAAGGCGCGGCCACCACCCTGCCTACGGCGATCTTCTTCAACGCCGAAGACCGCACGACCCATTTCGGACGCGATGCCATCGGCCAGTACCTCTCGGGCACCGAAGGGCGCCTGATGCGTTCGCTGAAGAGCCTGCTCGGCAGCGCGCTGATGCAGGAAAAGACCGCCATCTACGACGGCCTCGTGAGCTTCGAGGACATCATCGCGCGCTTCCTGCGCGAACTGGCCGTGCGTGCCAGCCGTGAGCTCGGCCGGTTGCCCGAGCGCGTGGTGATCGGGCGACCCGTGCATTTCGTCGACGACGACACCAAGCGCGACGAGCGTGCCGAGGAAAGCCTGCGCGTCGCGGCGCGTGCGGCGGGCTTTCGCGAGGTCGCATTCCAGCTCGAGCCGATTGCCGCGGCCTTCGACTACGAGCAGCGCATCACCAGGGAATCGGTCGTGCTCATCGTCGACATCGGTGGCGGCACCTCCGACTTCACCGTGGTGCGCGTCGGCCCCGAGCGCGCGAAGCGCGAGGACCGCAACGACGACGTGCTGGCCACCAGCGGCGTGCACATCGGCGGCACCGACTTCGACCAGCGCCTGAACCTCGAGCGCGTGATGCCGCAGTTCGGCTTCCGCCACCACGGCCCGCAGGGGCGCGAAGTGCCGAGCAAGGTGTTCTTCGAGCTGTCGTCCTGGCACCTGATCAATTGGCTCTACGCCGCCAAGGCGGTGCGCCAGGCGAAGGACCTGCGCACCAGCTACAGCGACACGCGACTGCACGACCGGCTGATGACGGTGCTCGAGGAGCGTCACGGCCACCGCATCGCAAGCGCCGTCGAAGCGGCCAAGATCCAGGCGTCGGTCAGCGATGCAGAGACTGCCATCGACCTCGGCTGCGCCGAACGCGGCCTGGCGGCCTCGCTCACGCCGGCCGACATGGCGCAGCAGCTGGCAAGCCCGCTCGAGAACGTCATCGCCTGCGCGCATGCCTGCGTCAAGCGTGCCGGCCTGCGAAGCGGCGACCTCGATGCGATCTACCTCACGGGCGGCTCGTCCGCGCTGCGGCCGTTCCAGCACGCACTGCGCAAGAGCTTCGCGGGCGTGAATTTGGTCGAAGGCGACCTGTTCGGCGGCGTGGCCACCGGGCTGGCCTGCGCGGCACGCACGGACCGCCGCACATGA
- a CDS encoding M48 family metallopeptidase gives MKYLAGYPATLLDQVRQLMAEDKLAALLGQRYPDGVHGVQTDRALYEYVSELKSEFMRKAEPLSKVMFDNKLHVIRNALGTHTTVSRVQGGKLKAKREIRVASLFKDVPLDLLRMIVVHELAHMKEREHDKAFYALCMHMEPDYHRLEFDLRLYLEHLNAGGQRLWTGMAKASAPAGG, from the coding sequence ATGAAGTACCTGGCGGGCTACCCGGCAACCCTGCTGGATCAGGTCCGCCAGCTGATGGCCGAGGACAAGCTGGCCGCCCTGCTCGGCCAGCGCTATCCCGATGGCGTGCACGGCGTGCAGACCGACCGGGCGCTCTACGAGTACGTGAGCGAACTCAAGAGCGAGTTCATGCGCAAGGCCGAGCCGCTGTCCAAGGTGATGTTCGACAACAAGCTGCACGTGATCCGCAACGCGCTGGGAACGCACACCACGGTGTCGCGCGTGCAGGGCGGCAAGCTCAAGGCCAAGCGCGAAATCCGGGTGGCGAGCCTGTTCAAGGACGTGCCTCTGGACCTGCTGCGGATGATCGTCGTGCACGAACTGGCGCACATGAAGGAGCGCGAGCACGACAAGGCGTTCTACGCCCTGTGCATGCACATGGAGCCGGACTATCACCGCCTCGAGTTCGACCTCCGCCTGTACCTGGAGCACCTGAATGCGGGCGGACAGCGCCTCTGGACCGGCATGGCGAAGGCCTCTGCACCAGCCGGCGGCTGA
- the era gene encoding GTPase Era, giving the protein MNDAINPVAGPEDAAGGPAATGPRHCGLIAIVGKPNVGKSTLLNALVGQKISITSRKAQTTRHRITGMRTLGTPEGGGTQFVFVDTPGFQTLHANALNKSLNKTVQGAVGDVDLILFVVEAGSFTQADERVLKLLGKGIPTVLLANKLDNVHRRGDIAPWLQDMQKKHEFAEFVPMSAKNPKDVERLFGICEKYLPEQPWFYDEDELTDRSEKFLAGELVREKLFRLTGDELPYTSTVVIDKFEEEPPQKKGQKRLLRIAATIVVERDGHKAMVIGDKGERIKRIGMETRVELEKLADAKVFLELWVKVRSGWADDEARVRSFGYE; this is encoded by the coding sequence ATGAACGATGCTATCAATCCCGTAGCGGGACCCGAAGACGCCGCAGGCGGTCCGGCCGCCACCGGCCCCCGACACTGCGGCCTCATCGCCATCGTCGGCAAGCCGAATGTCGGCAAGTCGACGCTGCTCAATGCCCTGGTCGGGCAGAAGATCAGCATCACCTCGCGCAAGGCGCAGACCACGCGGCACCGCATTACCGGCATGCGCACGCTGGGCACGCCGGAGGGCGGCGGAACGCAGTTCGTGTTTGTCGATACGCCGGGTTTCCAGACCCTGCATGCCAACGCGCTGAACAAGTCGCTCAACAAGACAGTGCAGGGCGCGGTCGGCGACGTCGACCTGATCCTGTTCGTGGTCGAGGCCGGCAGCTTCACGCAAGCCGACGAGCGCGTGCTCAAGCTGCTCGGCAAGGGCATCCCGACGGTGCTGCTGGCCAACAAGCTGGACAACGTGCACCGCCGCGGCGACATCGCGCCCTGGCTGCAGGACATGCAGAAGAAGCACGAGTTCGCCGAGTTCGTGCCGATGTCGGCCAAGAACCCGAAGGATGTCGAGCGCCTCTTCGGCATCTGCGAAAAGTACCTGCCCGAGCAACCCTGGTTCTACGACGAGGACGAGCTCACCGACCGCAGCGAGAAGTTCCTTGCCGGCGAGCTGGTGCGCGAGAAGCTCTTCCGCCTCACCGGTGACGAGCTGCCCTACACCTCGACCGTCGTCATCGACAAGTTCGAGGAGGAGCCGCCGCAGAAGAAGGGCCAGAAGCGCCTGCTGCGCATCGCCGCCACCATCGTGGTCGAGCGCGACGGCCACAAGGCCATGGTGATCGGCGACAAGGGCGAGCGCATCAAGCGCATCGGCATGGAGACCCGCGTCGAACTCGAGAAGCTGGCCGACGCCAAGGTGTTCCTCGAATTGTGGGTGAAGGTTCGCTCGGGCTGGGCCGACGACGAGGCACGCGTACGCTCCTTCGGCTACGAATAA
- the lepA gene encoding translation elongation factor 4, which produces MNHIRNFSIIAHIDHGKSTLADRLIQRCGGLAEREMEAQVLDSMDIEKERGITIKAQTAALHYKARDGQVYNLNLIDTPGHVDFSYEVSRSLSACEGALLVVDASQGVEAQTVANCYTALDLGVEVVPVLNKIDLPNADLDNARTEIEDVIGIDATDAIPCSAKTGVGIDDILEAIVARMPAPRGNPDGPLRAMIVDSWFDPYVGVVMLVRVVDGRLMKGDRIKMMASGAMYNADNVGVFTPANEPRASLEAGEVGYIIAGIKELQAAKVGDTVTLIKAGTGGAAATATEALPGFKEIQPQVFAGLYPTEASEYDSLRDALEKLKLNDSSLRYEPEVSQALGFGFRCGFLGLLHMEIVQERLEREFDQDLITTAPSVVYQVVKNDGEVIMVENPSKMPDVGKMAEIREPIVTVHLYMPQEYVGAVMTLANQKRGVQMNMAYHGRQVMLTYEMPLGEIVLDFFDKLKSVSRGYASMDYEFKEYRASDVVKVDILLNGEKVDALSIIVHRTQSQYRGRAVVSKMREIISRQMFDVAIQAAIGVNIIARETIKALRKNVLAKCYGGDITRKKKLLEKQKAGKKRMKQIGSVEVPQEAFLAILQVED; this is translated from the coding sequence ATGAATCACATCAGAAATTTCTCGATCATTGCGCACATTGATCATGGCAAGTCGACGCTCGCAGACCGTTTGATCCAACGTTGCGGGGGCCTCGCGGAACGCGAGATGGAAGCGCAGGTGCTCGACTCGATGGACATCGAAAAAGAGCGTGGGATAACCATCAAGGCGCAGACCGCCGCGCTGCACTACAAGGCACGCGACGGGCAGGTCTACAACCTCAATCTGATCGACACGCCGGGCCACGTCGACTTCTCGTATGAAGTGAGTCGTTCGCTGTCTGCCTGCGAAGGCGCGCTGCTCGTCGTCGACGCATCGCAAGGTGTCGAAGCGCAGACGGTGGCCAACTGCTACACCGCGCTCGACCTCGGAGTCGAGGTGGTCCCGGTGCTCAACAAGATCGACTTGCCCAACGCGGATCTCGACAACGCACGCACCGAGATCGAAGACGTGATCGGCATCGACGCGACCGACGCGATTCCCTGTTCTGCGAAGACGGGTGTCGGCATCGATGACATCCTCGAGGCCATCGTCGCTCGCATGCCCGCGCCGCGCGGCAATCCGGACGGCCCGCTGCGCGCGATGATCGTCGACAGCTGGTTCGACCCGTACGTCGGTGTCGTCATGCTGGTGCGCGTGGTCGACGGCCGGCTCATGAAGGGCGATCGCATCAAGATGATGGCTTCGGGCGCGATGTACAACGCCGACAACGTCGGCGTCTTCACGCCCGCCAACGAGCCGCGCGCTTCGCTCGAAGCGGGCGAGGTGGGCTACATCATCGCGGGCATCAAGGAACTGCAGGCCGCGAAGGTCGGCGACACGGTCACGCTGATCAAGGCCGGCACCGGCGGTGCCGCAGCCACGGCGACCGAGGCGCTGCCCGGCTTCAAGGAAATCCAGCCGCAGGTGTTCGCAGGCCTGTACCCGACCGAAGCGAGCGAGTACGACTCGCTGCGCGACGCGCTCGAGAAACTCAAGCTCAACGATTCGTCGCTGCGCTACGAGCCCGAAGTGAGCCAGGCGCTCGGCTTCGGCTTCCGTTGCGGCTTCCTCGGCCTGCTGCACATGGAGATCGTGCAGGAGCGGCTGGAGCGCGAGTTCGACCAGGATCTGATCACGACCGCGCCCAGCGTGGTCTACCAGGTGGTCAAGAACGACGGCGAAGTCATCATGGTGGAGAACCCCTCCAAGATGCCCGATGTGGGCAAGATGGCGGAGATCCGCGAGCCGATCGTCACCGTGCACCTGTACATGCCGCAGGAATACGTCGGCGCCGTCATGACGCTGGCCAACCAGAAGCGTGGCGTGCAGATGAACATGGCCTACCATGGCCGCCAGGTCATGCTGACCTACGAGATGCCCCTCGGCGAGATCGTGCTCGACTTCTTCGACAAGCTGAAGTCGGTGAGCCGCGGATACGCCTCGATGGACTACGAGTTCAAGGAATACCGCGCCTCCGACGTGGTGAAGGTCGACATCCTGCTGAACGGCGAGAAGGTCGATGCACTCTCGATCATCGTCCACCGCACCCAGTCGCAGTACCGTGGGCGGGCCGTGGTCTCGAAGATGCGCGAGATCATTTCGCGGCAGATGTTCGACGTGGCGATCCAGGCCGCCATCGGGGTCAACATCATCGCGCGTGAGACAATCAAGGCCCTTCGCAAGAACGTCCTGGCGAAGTGCTACGGCGGCGACATCACCCGCAAGAAGAAGCTGCTCGAGAAGCAGAAGGCGGGCAAGAAAAGAATGAAGCAGATCGGTTCCGTCGAGGTCCCGCAAGAGGCCTTCCTCGCGATTCTGCAAGTCGAAGACTGA
- the recO gene encoding DNA repair protein RecO: protein MATHRVSHEPAYVLHRYDWSESSLILEVFTRHHGRIALVAKGAKRPSSNFRPVLLPLQPLQLNYGGDAEIRTLKGAEWMGGHVMPTGEALLSGYYVNELLLRLLARDDAHEALFDAYAGVVQVLAGEHAGAQAATHAAALRAFELLLLRAVGLLPALDLQTLTLEPLDADARYILVPEAGLRHAADDEAALPGAAWQALQDVLDDRAPFTATLREIATMSAGSNSALRNQLRALLNYHCGVSTLRTRQMMRDLQAL, encoded by the coding sequence ATGGCCACCCACCGCGTTTCGCACGAGCCTGCTTACGTCCTCCACCGCTACGACTGGAGCGAGTCGAGCCTGATCCTCGAAGTCTTCACCCGGCACCACGGGCGCATCGCGCTCGTGGCCAAGGGCGCGAAGCGGCCGAGTTCCAATTTCCGCCCGGTGCTGCTGCCGCTGCAGCCGCTGCAGCTCAACTACGGCGGCGACGCGGAGATCCGCACCCTCAAGGGCGCCGAATGGATGGGCGGCCATGTGATGCCGACCGGCGAGGCGCTGCTGTCGGGCTACTACGTCAACGAACTGCTGCTGCGCCTGCTGGCGCGCGACGACGCGCACGAGGCCCTGTTCGACGCCTACGCCGGGGTGGTGCAGGTGCTGGCGGGCGAGCACGCGGGCGCGCAGGCGGCCACCCACGCCGCCGCGTTGCGGGCCTTCGAGCTGCTCCTGCTGCGTGCGGTGGGCCTGCTGCCGGCCCTCGACCTCCAGACGCTCACGCTGGAGCCGCTCGATGCCGACGCGCGCTACATCCTGGTGCCGGAGGCCGGCCTCCGTCATGCCGCCGACGATGAGGCCGCGCTGCCCGGCGCCGCCTGGCAGGCGCTGCAGGACGTGCTCGACGACCGCGCGCCTTTCACCGCCACGCTGCGCGAGATCGCCACCATGAGCGCCGGCAGCAACAGTGCCCTGCGCAACCAGCTGCGCGCACTGCTCAACTACCATTGCGGCGTGTCCACGCTGCGTACGCGGCAAATGATGAGAGATCTGCAAGCACTATGA
- the nagZ gene encoding beta-N-acetylhexosaminidase: protein MTAGPAARPHAPLIIDVAATELNDADRRRLADPLVGGVIHFARNWRDRAQMSALNAEIKAIRPDLLICVDHEGGRVQRFRTDGFTHLPSMRSLGELWMTDALRATQAATAAGQVLAGELRACGVDFSFAPVLDLDFGGSSVIGSRSFHRDPRVVALLAKSVMHGMLQMGMRNCGKHFPGHGFVHADSHVEIPVDKRSLKTILGDDARPYDWLEGALTAVMPAHVIYPKVDKRPAGFSSKWLQEVLRRQLGFDGVIFSDDLSMEAGRHIDGQLLSFTDAALAALDAGCDLALLCNQSIGDGAPLDELLDGFAHAARTQRWQPAPRSEARRRNLLPDTAAPASWAALVDAAAYRSARRVLARAGLSD from the coding sequence ATGACCGCCGGGCCTGCCGCTCGCCCCCATGCGCCGCTGATCATCGATGTCGCGGCCACCGAACTGAACGATGCAGACCGCCGACGCCTCGCCGACCCGCTGGTCGGCGGCGTGATCCATTTCGCCCGCAACTGGCGCGACCGCGCGCAGATGAGCGCGCTCAACGCCGAGATCAAGGCCATCCGGCCCGACCTGCTGATCTGCGTCGACCACGAGGGCGGCAGGGTACAGCGCTTCCGCACCGATGGTTTCACCCATCTCCCGTCGATGCGCTCGCTCGGCGAACTTTGGATGACCGACGCCTTGCGCGCCACCCAGGCGGCCACGGCTGCCGGCCAGGTGCTGGCGGGTGAGCTGCGCGCTTGCGGCGTCGATTTCAGCTTTGCACCGGTGCTCGACCTCGATTTCGGCGGCAGCAGCGTCATCGGCAGCCGCAGCTTCCACCGCGACCCGCGCGTGGTGGCGCTGCTGGCCAAGAGCGTCATGCACGGCATGCTCCAGATGGGCATGCGCAACTGCGGCAAGCACTTTCCCGGACACGGCTTCGTGCACGCCGATTCGCACGTCGAGATCCCGGTCGACAAACGCAGCCTCAAGACCATCCTGGGCGACGACGCCCGGCCGTACGACTGGCTCGAGGGCGCGCTCACCGCGGTGATGCCGGCGCACGTGATCTATCCGAAGGTCGACAAACGGCCGGCGGGTTTTTCCTCGAAGTGGCTGCAGGAGGTGTTGCGCCGGCAGCTCGGCTTTGACGGCGTGATCTTCAGCGACGACCTCAGCATGGAGGCCGGCCGCCACATCGACGGGCAGCTGCTGAGCTTCACCGACGCGGCATTGGCCGCGCTCGATGCCGGTTGCGACCTGGCGCTGCTGTGCAACCAGAGCATCGGCGACGGCGCTCCGCTCGACGAGCTGCTCGACGGCTTCGCGCACGCGGCCCGCACGCAACGGTGGCAACCCGCGCCACGCAGCGAAGCGCGGCGCCGGAACCTGCTGCCGGACACCGCCGCGCCCGCTTCCTGGGCTGCGCTGGTCGACGCCGCGGCGTATCGCAGCGCGCGTCGCGTGTTGGCCAGGGCGGGTCTCTCGGACTGA
- the lepB gene encoding signal peptidase I, which yields MAFITSLVLAAFAGYVGAWYFGAIEGNFALLLFVATVITGLYWVAERFIFLPRRERAAAALETSLAERNARLAGQGINQVDTADAKASERLLMQPWWLDWTAGLFPVILVVFLLRSFLYEPFKIPSGSMMPTLLTGDLILVNKFTYGLRLPVINTKITTGTPLARGDVVVFRYPPKPSMDYIKRVVGIPGDEVAYLNKKLTINGQPVSKQPAADYLDSESMRLLKQYDEDLAGKKHKILNDDAAPSFVPGASDFPGRENCRYSVEGVVCKVPAGSYFMMGDNRDNSADSRFWGFVPDSNIVGRAFFVWMNFGDLGRIGPFQ from the coding sequence ATGGCATTCATCACCTCCCTGGTCCTTGCGGCTTTCGCCGGCTATGTCGGCGCCTGGTATTTCGGCGCGATCGAAGGCAACTTCGCTCTCCTGCTGTTCGTGGCCACGGTGATCACCGGCCTCTACTGGGTGGCCGAGCGCTTCATCTTCCTGCCCCGGCGTGAACGCGCCGCAGCGGCGCTGGAGACGTCGCTGGCCGAGCGCAACGCGCGCCTGGCAGGGCAGGGCATCAACCAGGTCGACACAGCGGATGCGAAGGCCAGCGAGCGCTTGCTGATGCAGCCCTGGTGGCTCGACTGGACCGCAGGCCTGTTCCCGGTGATCCTGGTGGTGTTCCTGCTGCGCTCGTTCCTGTACGAGCCCTTCAAGATTCCGTCGGGTTCGATGATGCCCACGCTGCTGACCGGCGACCTGATCCTGGTCAACAAGTTCACCTATGGCCTGCGCCTGCCGGTCATCAACACCAAGATCACCACAGGCACGCCGCTGGCCCGTGGGGACGTGGTGGTGTTCCGCTACCCGCCCAAGCCGAGCATGGACTACATCAAGCGCGTCGTCGGCATTCCAGGCGACGAGGTGGCCTACCTGAACAAGAAGCTCACGATCAACGGCCAGCCGGTGTCGAAGCAACCTGCGGCCGACTATCTCGACAGCGAATCGATGCGCCTGCTCAAGCAGTACGACGAAGACCTCGCCGGCAAGAAGCACAAGATCCTGAACGACGATGCAGCGCCCTCGTTCGTGCCGGGCGCCAGCGACTTCCCCGGCCGCGAAAACTGCCGCTACTCGGTCGAAGGCGTGGTGTGCAAGGTGCCCGCCGGCAGCTATTTCATGATGGGCGACAACCGCGATAATTCGGCCGACTCGCGTTTCTGGGGTTTTGTTCCGGACAGCAACATCGTGGGCAGGGCCTTCTTTGTCTGGATGAACTTCGGCGATCTGGGTCGCATCGGTCCGTTCCAATAA
- the acpS gene encoding holo-ACP synthase produces MIYGIGTDICDLRRIAATFERQGERFARKVLSDAEFKVWQARSARWPKRGLSYLATRFSAKEAFSKAIGMGMRMPMSWRLCEIANLRSGKPVIVLHGELKEWFEAQGLTAHVTVTDETEYAASFVVVEKP; encoded by the coding sequence ATGATCTACGGCATTGGCACCGACATCTGCGACCTGCGCCGGATCGCGGCAACCTTCGAGCGACAGGGCGAACGCTTTGCGCGCAAGGTGCTGAGCGACGCCGAGTTCAAGGTCTGGCAGGCCCGCAGTGCGCGCTGGCCCAAGCGCGGGCTGAGCTACCTCGCCACCCGCTTCTCTGCCAAGGAGGCTTTCAGCAAGGCCATCGGCATGGGCATGCGCATGCCGATGAGCTGGCGCCTGTGCGAGATCGCCAACCTGCGCAGCGGCAAGCCCGTCATCGTGCTGCACGGCGAGCTCAAGGAGTGGTTCGAGGCGCAGGGCCTCACGGCCCATGTGACCGTGACCGACGAAACCGAATACGCCGCGAGCTTCGTGGTGGTGGAGAAACCATGA